The Christiangramia flava JLT2011 genome has a segment encoding these proteins:
- a CDS encoding acyl-CoA thioesterase has product MIPLEDYKLSLEIRIDWSDLDMYEHVNNVSYMRYLQSGRVNFWEASGIHAKFRETNQGAMLVSTKCDFKKSLYYPGKALIKTRLDFIGTKSFGIEHRILDEQGETCAEGKDVVVYFDFNKKETIPVPEEIRKIISRF; this is encoded by the coding sequence GTGATCCCCTTGGAAGATTATAAACTCAGCCTGGAAATCAGGATAGACTGGAGCGATCTCGATATGTACGAGCATGTGAACAACGTGTCGTACATGCGCTATTTGCAAAGCGGGAGAGTGAATTTCTGGGAAGCCAGCGGTATTCATGCCAAATTTCGTGAAACCAACCAGGGAGCCATGCTGGTTTCCACGAAATGCGATTTCAAAAAATCACTGTATTATCCCGGCAAAGCCCTCATTAAGACCAGGCTTGATTTCATCGGCACAAAAAGCTTCGGAATAGAGCACAGGATCCTGGATGAACAAGGGGAAACTTGTGCTGAAGGGAAGGATGTAGTGGTATATTTTGATTTTAATAAGAAGGAAACCATTCCGGTTCCGGAAGAAATACGGAAAATAATTTCCAGATTCTAG
- a CDS encoding HIT family protein, whose amino-acid sequence MSSIFTKIVHGEIPAYKVAENSQFLAFLDVNPNARGHVLCIPKKEINKIWDLEENHYRELMLFTRCVAIALEKTVPCKRVGMAVVGLEVPHVHVHLIPLNNMDGMNFSNSVEMSQEEFEKLAAEISENIEL is encoded by the coding sequence ATGTCTTCAATATTCACCAAAATAGTACACGGAGAAATTCCGGCTTATAAAGTAGCTGAAAACAGCCAGTTTCTGGCGTTCCTGGATGTCAATCCCAATGCAAGAGGCCATGTGCTTTGCATTCCGAAGAAAGAGATTAATAAGATCTGGGATCTGGAAGAGAATCATTATCGGGAATTAATGCTTTTTACGCGCTGTGTGGCGATCGCTTTGGAAAAGACCGTACCCTGTAAACGCGTGGGAATGGCAGTTGTGGGCCTGGAAGTGCCTCATGTGCATGTGCATTTGATCCCACTGAATAATATGGACGGAATGAATTTTTCGAATTCCGTGGAAATGAGTCAAGAGGAATTTGAAAAACTGGCTGCAGAGATCAGCGAGAATATCGAGCTGTGA